In a genomic window of Acidilobus saccharovorans 345-15:
- a CDS encoding Cdc6/Cdc18 family protein, with the protein MGGRIFTDRRVFEETYVPDILPVRDKEAEMLLNRYTSRFSEGPGATDITVIYGSIGRVGIGKTTLAKYVAHALQEHLRRRGVNLRPVYINVYGAPSVHQILSGIVSELGINVPVRGTAAIEMLKAITDYLYIKDSYALVVLDEFQSLLMSTRVSNEDLYMLLRVYEEIPPKDNVNRLNFLLVSQDFKVLSYMKERIPQVESQIGFKVYLKPYTADELRAILEQRASLGLADSAWSHDIIDMISDYYGYSETKGGDGSARRAILALRMAAEMAEAEGAIRITEEHVRRAISTDAISNVPLDVMRSLNIHELLILLAISTLIAAKGGWLSTGEIKGEYESLARAYGEEPRRHTQFYEYLKDLSNLGLLESRVTNLPQRGRTTMVRLPPEIPADRLREVVESIIMDRVGGPKISP; encoded by the coding sequence ATGGGAGGAAGGATATTCACGGACAGGAGGGTGTTCGAGGAGACCTACGTGCCCGACATACTGCCGGTCAGGGACAAGGAGGCGGAAATGCTGCTGAACAGGTACACGTCAAGGTTCAGCGAGGGGCCAGGGGCCACGGACATAACGGTTATATATGGCTCCATAGGAAGGGTTGGCATAGGCAAGACCACGCTGGCGAAATATGTAGCGCACGCCCTCCAGGAGCACCTCAGGAGGAGGGGCGTTAACCTTAGGCCTGTCTACATAAACGTCTACGGCGCCCCCAGCGTGCACCAGATACTCTCAGGCATAGTATCGGAGCTTGGCATAAATGTGCCGGTCAGGGGGACAGCGGCCATAGAGATGCTTAAGGCTATAACGGACTACCTTTACATAAAGGACTCCTACGCCCTCGTGGTCCTGGACGAGTTCCAGTCGCTGCTCATGTCAACGAGGGTCAGCAACGAGGACCTCTATATGCTGCTCAGGGTCTACGAGGAGATACCCCCTAAGGACAACGTGAACAGGCTCAACTTCCTCCTGGTCTCGCAGGACTTCAAGGTGCTCAGCTACATGAAGGAGAGGATACCGCAGGTCGAGTCCCAGATAGGCTTCAAGGTCTACCTAAAGCCTTACACGGCCGACGAGCTGAGGGCCATACTCGAGCAGAGGGCCTCCCTGGGCCTCGCCGACAGCGCGTGGAGCCACGACATAATTGACATGATATCTGACTACTATGGCTACTCCGAGACCAAGGGAGGCGACGGCAGCGCCAGGAGGGCTATACTTGCGCTCAGGATGGCAGCTGAGATGGCTGAAGCCGAAGGGGCCATCAGGATAACTGAGGAGCACGTCAGGAGGGCCATAAGCACTGACGCCATATCAAACGTGCCGCTTGACGTCATGAGGTCCCTGAACATTCACGAGCTGCTCATACTGCTGGCCATCTCAACCCTCATAGCAGCCAAGGGGGGCTGGCTCTCCACCGGGGAGATAAAGGGCGAGTATGAGAGCCTCGCCAGGGCCTACGGGGAGGAGCCCAGAAGGCACACGCAGTTCTACGAGTACCTCAAGGACCTCTCAAACCTGGGCCTCCTGGAGTCCAGGGTGACCAACCTGCCCCAGAGGGGCAGGACCACCATGGTGAGGCTCCCGCCTGAGATCCCTGCGGACAGGCTCAGGGAGGTCGTCGAGTCCATAATAATGGACAGGGTCGGCGGCCCAAAGATATCGCCCTGA
- a CDS encoding helix-turn-helix domain-containing protein: MEDLLSSRGRVKVLKVLLNEGQANITRIVRESGLNHRLVEKHLEELVKMGIVQERRYGRLRMFMVDLRDPKVSGLSEVLRQLESL, translated from the coding sequence GTGGAGGACCTTCTCTCCAGCAGAGGGAGGGTGAAGGTGCTTAAGGTGCTCCTGAACGAGGGCCAGGCAAACATAACGAGGATAGTCAGGGAGTCAGGGCTCAACCACAGGCTCGTCGAGAAGCACCTTGAGGAGCTGGTCAAGATGGGCATAGTTCAGGAAAGGAGATATGGCAGGCTGAGGATGTTCATGGTTGACCTCAGGGACCCCAAGGTCAGCGGGCTCAGCGAGGTCCTGAGGCAGCTGGAGAGCCTCTGA
- the moaC gene encoding cyclic pyranopterin monophosphate synthase MoaC, with amino-acid sequence MVDVTNKPVVYREATASGEIVLRPETVRRIREGLVEKGNVEAVASVAAIMAAKDSSKIIPLAHPIPITGVDVSFDYTENSVRLRVTVKTKAETGVEMDALAGVMAGLLAIWDMVKAYEKDEKGQYPVTAIRNVVVESKFKGEA; translated from the coding sequence ATGGTTGACGTCACAAACAAGCCTGTAGTCTACAGGGAGGCCACCGCCTCCGGCGAGATAGTGCTCAGGCCCGAGACGGTGAGGAGGATCAGGGAGGGCCTCGTTGAGAAGGGCAACGTTGAGGCGGTGGCCTCGGTCGCGGCCATCATGGCTGCCAAGGACTCCTCAAAGATAATACCGTTAGCTCACCCGATACCTATAACTGGCGTTGACGTGAGCTTCGACTACACCGAGAACAGCGTCAGGCTGAGGGTGACGGTTAAGACCAAGGCCGAGACGGGCGTCGAGATGGACGCCCTGGCGGGCGTCATGGCGGGCCTGCTGGCCATATGGGACATGGTTAAGGCTTACGAGAAGGACGAGAAGGGCCAGTACCCGGTAACGGCCATAAGGAACGTCGTGGTTGAGTCCAAGTTCAAGGGGGAGGCATAG
- a CDS encoding NAD(P)/FAD-dependent oxidoreductase gives MRAAVIGAGFSGLMFALSLAQGGVNVDLYEEHNRVGYPEHCTGLVSKATQDMIGRPALRSELGTIGSFVIAGPRLSLRLRASQPIVKLDRVRLEELMLEEAEAEGVNFISGAKVRPLPSGEVLPPGRSYDVIVLAEGFNGRLRGPLGIGFSGHPLFGVNAEFEGGGEADFVARFDRSTSDGFFSWKVSVDGLTVVGTASRDPRGLGRLLEESMRVHGAEGKPLKTYGGPILTGPMPRRVRLGRVIAVGDAASMNKPLTGGGLYPSAAAARRAQALINGGARPADAVEEAVLGVLKVLRRTYRLSRLLHGRPEAVDVLIRAATDSGLAERVSGRIDYDVHDSLFRESIKSWRFYLAAADTIITSPVTSLRLLASLLADMI, from the coding sequence ATGAGGGCGGCTGTGATAGGGGCTGGCTTCTCGGGGCTTATGTTTGCCCTGTCGCTGGCCCAGGGCGGAGTGAACGTTGACCTGTACGAGGAGCATAACAGGGTCGGCTACCCTGAGCACTGCACGGGGCTCGTGTCTAAGGCCACCCAGGACATGATAGGCCGCCCCGCCCTGCGCTCCGAGCTGGGAACCATAGGGAGCTTCGTCATAGCCGGCCCCAGGCTGTCCCTCAGGCTCAGGGCCTCGCAGCCCATAGTTAAGCTCGACAGGGTGAGGCTTGAGGAGCTCATGCTTGAGGAGGCCGAGGCTGAAGGCGTGAACTTCATCAGCGGGGCCAAGGTTAGGCCCCTGCCCTCGGGCGAGGTGCTGCCCCCCGGCAGGAGCTATGACGTCATTGTGCTAGCCGAGGGCTTTAACGGCCGCCTGAGGGGACCCCTGGGCATAGGGTTCTCGGGTCACCCCCTCTTCGGGGTCAACGCCGAGTTCGAGGGGGGCGGGGAAGCTGACTTCGTGGCCAGGTTCGACAGGTCCACGTCAGACGGCTTCTTTTCGTGGAAGGTCTCCGTAGATGGCCTCACCGTAGTAGGGACTGCCTCAAGGGACCCAAGGGGCCTCGGTAGGCTGCTGGAGGAGTCCATGAGGGTTCACGGGGCTGAGGGAAAGCCGCTGAAGACATATGGAGGGCCCATATTGACGGGCCCGATGCCAAGGAGGGTGAGGCTGGGCAGGGTGATAGCCGTCGGCGACGCCGCCTCTATGAACAAGCCGCTCACGGGTGGGGGGCTTTACCCATCAGCGGCCGCCGCCCGAAGAGCGCAGGCCCTCATTAACGGCGGGGCCAGGCCCGCTGACGCCGTAGAGGAGGCAGTGCTGGGCGTGCTTAAAGTCTTGAGGAGAACCTACAGGCTCTCCAGGCTACTTCATGGGAGGCCGGAGGCCGTTGACGTGCTGATAAGGGCCGCCACGGACTCAGGTCTTGCAGAGAGGGTCTCGGGCAGGATAGACTATGACGTCCATGATAGCCTCTTCAGGGAGTCCATTAAGTCGTGGCGTTTTTACCTGGCCGCAGCTGATACTATTATAACCAGCCCCGTGACGTCACTTAGGCTTCTGGCCTCGCTGCTTGCTGACATGATCTAA
- the acnA gene encoding aconitate hydratase AcnA, which translates to MDSYAGPVTIVNLRKLEEKGIVKVSEMPYSIRVLLENIVRNYDGFVVRDEDLKTIFNWKENAGKVEIPLLPARVIMQDLTGVPAIVDLAAMRDQFAQMGYDPNMVNPLIPVDLVIDHSVQVDYYGTSLALKKNMEKEFERNSERYRFLKWAQKSFQNLRVVPPGKGIIHQVNLEYLAKVVWIGNDKRRGLTAYPDSVLGTDSHTTMINGLGVLGWGVGGIEAEAVVLGQPYYMLVPPVVGVKLVGKPREGVTPTDIVLYITETLRKANVVGKFVEFFGPGIKYLSVPDRATIANMAPEYGATMGYFPIDEVTISYLAMSGRDPRHVSFVEEYAKRVGLWHDENAPQPSYSQLIEIDLGKIEPAIAGPAHPEDRIPLSSAKQQLSAIIESYAKSQNRQRKTSKLTIDGETYDVGDGMVIIAAITSCTNTSNPTNMIAAGLLARNAVQRGLRVRPWVKTSNAPGSRVVTEYLTRLGLMPYLEALGFHITGYGCTVCIGNTGPLRKEVEDFIRSEKVYTAAVLSGNRNFEGRIHPLATGAFLASPPLVVAYAIAGRIDIDFDREPLGYDPNGEPVYLRDIWPSAEEVAKYVQGALDPKEFQEKYSDIFEGTEEWVKLEAPATPTFQWDPKSTYLKRPPFFEGMTENPEPLKDIKGARVLIYAPDRISTDHISPAGAINPTSKAGQYLLSLGVRPEELNTCGSRRGNHEVMMRCTFDNPKFKNLLTPDRTGGYTIYWPTKEVMHVFDAAMKYREAGIPVIVLGRSQYGMGSSRDWAAKGPYLLGVRAVIAKSFERIHRSNLVGMGIVPIEFMPNEGPDELGLDGSETYDIIGLSDLTPGKILTIRAVKPDGRVIEFKAKSRVDTPIEVEYIRHGGILHYMLRQLMKEAKEKAKG; encoded by the coding sequence ATGGACTCGTACGCCGGCCCAGTGACAATAGTGAACCTCCGCAAGCTCGAGGAGAAGGGCATAGTAAAGGTCAGCGAGATGCCGTACTCAATAAGGGTCCTGCTGGAGAACATAGTTAGAAACTACGACGGCTTTGTGGTGAGGGACGAGGACCTAAAGACCATATTTAATTGGAAGGAGAACGCGGGAAAGGTCGAGATACCGCTCCTGCCTGCAAGGGTGATAATGCAGGACCTCACAGGGGTCCCGGCCATAGTGGACCTGGCTGCCATGAGGGACCAGTTCGCCCAGATGGGCTACGACCCCAACATGGTCAACCCGCTCATACCCGTGGACCTTGTAATTGACCACAGCGTCCAGGTCGACTACTACGGCACCAGCCTCGCCCTGAAGAAGAACATGGAGAAGGAGTTTGAGAGAAACTCAGAGAGGTACAGGTTCCTCAAGTGGGCTCAGAAGTCATTCCAGAACCTGAGGGTCGTGCCCCCAGGCAAGGGAATAATTCACCAGGTTAACCTCGAGTACCTCGCTAAGGTGGTATGGATAGGGAACGACAAGCGCAGGGGCCTCACGGCCTACCCTGACAGCGTCCTCGGCACCGACAGCCACACGACCATGATAAACGGCCTCGGGGTGCTCGGCTGGGGCGTTGGAGGCATAGAGGCGGAGGCCGTGGTCCTCGGCCAGCCGTACTACATGCTGGTGCCCCCGGTAGTCGGAGTTAAGCTCGTGGGTAAGCCGAGGGAGGGCGTCACGCCAACGGACATAGTGCTCTACATAACTGAGACCCTGAGGAAGGCAAATGTCGTAGGCAAGTTTGTCGAGTTCTTCGGCCCAGGCATAAAGTACCTGAGCGTCCCTGACAGGGCAACCATAGCTAACATGGCGCCTGAGTACGGAGCCACCATGGGTTACTTCCCAATCGACGAGGTCACCATAAGCTACCTGGCCATGAGCGGGAGGGACCCGAGGCACGTGAGCTTCGTGGAGGAGTATGCCAAGAGGGTTGGCCTCTGGCACGACGAGAACGCCCCTCAGCCATCCTACAGCCAGCTCATAGAGATAGACCTGGGCAAGATAGAGCCAGCCATAGCTGGACCAGCGCATCCTGAGGACAGGATACCCCTGAGCTCCGCCAAGCAGCAGCTCAGCGCCATAATAGAGTCATATGCTAAGTCGCAGAACAGGCAGAGGAAGACTTCTAAGCTCACAATAGACGGTGAGACCTACGACGTGGGCGACGGCATGGTAATAATTGCCGCCATAACGAGCTGCACCAACACCAGCAACCCAACCAACATGATAGCCGCTGGCCTCCTGGCCAGGAACGCGGTTCAGCGCGGCCTAAGGGTGAGGCCGTGGGTTAAGACCAGCAACGCCCCGGGAAGCAGGGTGGTCACCGAGTACCTGACAAGGCTGGGCCTCATGCCTTACCTCGAGGCCCTGGGCTTCCACATAACCGGCTACGGCTGCACGGTCTGCATAGGCAACACGGGGCCGCTCAGGAAGGAGGTTGAGGACTTCATAAGGTCCGAGAAGGTCTACACGGCTGCGGTGCTCAGCGGCAACAGGAACTTCGAGGGAAGGATACACCCGCTCGCCACCGGCGCCTTCCTGGCCTCGCCGCCGCTGGTAGTCGCATACGCCATAGCCGGCAGGATAGACATAGACTTCGACAGGGAGCCGCTCGGCTACGATCCCAACGGCGAGCCCGTGTACCTGAGGGACATATGGCCCTCGGCCGAGGAGGTGGCCAAGTACGTGCAGGGAGCCCTTGACCCGAAGGAGTTCCAGGAGAAGTACAGTGACATATTTGAGGGCACCGAGGAGTGGGTGAAGCTAGAGGCGCCCGCGACGCCGACGTTCCAGTGGGACCCCAAGAGCACCTACCTCAAGAGGCCCCCATTCTTCGAGGGGATGACTGAGAACCCCGAGCCGCTCAAGGACATAAAGGGGGCCAGGGTGCTCATCTACGCCCCGGACAGGATAAGCACGGACCACATAAGCCCAGCCGGGGCCATAAACCCGACCTCAAAGGCCGGCCAGTACCTGCTCAGCCTGGGAGTGAGGCCTGAGGAGCTCAACACGTGCGGGAGCAGGAGGGGCAACCACGAGGTCATGATGAGGTGCACCTTCGACAACCCCAAGTTCAAGAACCTGCTGACCCCGGACAGGACCGGAGGCTACACCATATACTGGCCCACAAAGGAGGTCATGCACGTGTTTGACGCTGCAATGAAGTACAGGGAGGCGGGCATACCAGTCATAGTCCTGGGCAGGAGCCAGTACGGCATGGGAAGCAGCAGGGACTGGGCCGCCAAGGGACCCTACCTGCTGGGCGTCAGGGCCGTCATAGCTAAGAGCTTCGAGAGGATTCACAGGAGCAACCTGGTAGGCATGGGAATAGTGCCCATAGAGTTCATGCCTAACGAGGGTCCAGACGAGCTGGGACTTGACGGCAGCGAGACCTACGATATAATAGGGCTCTCCGACCTGACCCCAGGCAAGATACTGACCATAAGGGCCGTGAAGCCCGACGGCAGAGTCATAGAGTTTAAGGCCAAGTCCAGGGTCGACACGCCGATAGAGGTCGAGTACATAAGGCACGGAGGCATACTGCACTACATGCTAAGGCAGCTGATGAAGGAGGCAAAGGAGAAGGCGAAGGGGTGA
- a CDS encoding APC family permease translates to MSEPRAEILQAKEDKRERLSLRELFFLSFGGQAPLISLLTFGTAMVILAGEAAPLAMLIATAVVSINGLVVYFMSRRFKRGGGYYVYAYYSLTPNLGLNAGWTYVAYAIAYGGTLLAGGAYVLQQGVGNVVPQWAFALLVSSAAATVVMLGIRYSAKYAEAVSIAEMIIIVTLSVVFLRDSGWRLYDPFRFGLSSTLLAATLLGLGIPTGYGSIAPLGGDAESRSIGKAAIMVVLYGGLLASLFLYSLEAMKFSGNLVEYSLHRFGLYSLVPLAIIAINDGALGGVSYMLALSRTIEAMALDGYMPRSLSARARGRPLYAEAMAAALFVAVLTLLAYRLGLFYTFVALGSLAGMFNLFIHSSANFSLARLSARRALKHLHELIIGLLGASLSIFVLLYSLPSVNKYVVYVFMGWIILGFFYAEILDMLGSERPGRRSISRNPVRGHLGRARV, encoded by the coding sequence GTGTCAGAGCCAAGGGCTGAGATCCTGCAGGCGAAGGAGGACAAACGCGAGAGGCTCAGCCTCCGCGAGCTCTTCTTCCTATCGTTCGGAGGCCAGGCGCCCCTTATATCGCTGCTCACGTTCGGGACAGCCATGGTTATACTTGCAGGTGAGGCCGCACCCCTGGCCATGCTCATAGCCACAGCCGTGGTCAGCATAAACGGCCTCGTAGTTTACTTCATGAGCAGGAGGTTCAAGAGGGGAGGGGGCTATTACGTCTACGCCTACTACTCCCTAACTCCAAACCTCGGCCTTAACGCGGGCTGGACCTACGTGGCTTACGCCATAGCCTACGGCGGCACCCTGCTCGCAGGAGGCGCCTACGTGCTTCAGCAGGGCGTTGGCAATGTAGTGCCCCAGTGGGCCTTCGCGCTCCTAGTGAGCTCCGCGGCGGCCACGGTAGTGATGTTAGGCATAAGGTACTCCGCCAAGTACGCCGAGGCCGTCTCCATAGCGGAGATGATCATAATTGTGACGCTTTCAGTGGTCTTCCTCAGGGACTCGGGCTGGAGGCTCTACGACCCGTTTAGGTTCGGGCTGAGCTCGACGCTCCTTGCGGCCACCCTACTAGGGCTTGGGATACCGACGGGCTACGGCTCCATAGCGCCCCTCGGCGGCGACGCTGAGTCCAGGAGCATAGGTAAAGCAGCTATCATGGTTGTCCTCTACGGTGGCCTGCTGGCCTCTCTGTTCCTCTACTCGCTCGAGGCCATGAAGTTCTCAGGGAACCTGGTGGAGTACTCGCTCCACAGGTTTGGCCTCTACAGCCTGGTGCCGCTGGCGATCATAGCTATAAATGACGGCGCCCTCGGCGGAGTCTCGTACATGCTTGCGCTCTCAAGGACCATAGAGGCCATGGCCCTGGACGGCTACATGCCAAGGTCGCTTTCAGCCAGGGCCAGGGGCAGGCCCCTCTACGCCGAGGCCATGGCTGCCGCGCTCTTCGTCGCAGTTCTCACCCTACTGGCCTATCGGCTTGGGCTCTTCTACACTTTCGTCGCGCTCGGCTCCCTCGCAGGCATGTTCAACCTGTTCATACACTCCTCCGCTAACTTCTCCCTGGCCAGGCTCTCCGCCAGGAGGGCCCTCAAGCACCTGCACGAGCTCATTATAGGGCTCCTCGGCGCCTCCCTCAGCATCTTCGTGCTCCTCTACTCGCTTCCCAGCGTCAACAAGTACGTGGTCTACGTCTTCATGGGCTGGATAATCCTCGGCTTCTTCTACGCCGAGATATTAGACATGCTGGGGAGTGAGCGGCCTGGAAGGCGGTCGATTTCAAGAAATCCCGTAAGAGGGCACCTGGGCCGCGCCCGCGTGTGA
- a CDS encoding alpha/beta fold hydrolase: MPDRYVTVGGVKVHYIEEGSGTPVVMMPGAAYNARTWVQVGLVKAVADAGFRAISVDPPGQGETPQGKYGFGGGLKFLEDFLPMVNFNAGVLLGASLGGNTVATYALAHPDKVLGLVLVGAVDLVRHGPQFKVLTGRPILLIWGKHDDVSPVDNAEAVMSRVNTAELVRIGERHACYLDDPQGFVQTVVEFLKSRVAQA; encoded by the coding sequence GTGCCTGACAGGTACGTGACCGTTGGAGGAGTTAAGGTTCACTACATAGAGGAGGGCTCCGGCACCCCTGTTGTCATGATGCCGGGAGCAGCCTACAACGCCAGGACGTGGGTACAGGTGGGCCTAGTTAAGGCCGTGGCCGACGCCGGGTTCAGGGCCATATCCGTTGACCCTCCTGGACAGGGCGAGACTCCTCAGGGCAAGTATGGCTTTGGGGGAGGCCTGAAGTTCCTGGAGGACTTCCTGCCCATGGTTAACTTCAACGCGGGAGTGCTGCTGGGCGCGAGCCTTGGAGGCAACACAGTTGCAACCTACGCCCTGGCCCACCCCGACAAGGTGCTCGGCCTGGTCCTGGTGGGCGCCGTGGACCTGGTGAGGCACGGGCCTCAGTTCAAGGTGCTGACCGGCAGGCCGATACTGCTCATATGGGGCAAACACGACGACGTGTCACCAGTAGACAACGCAGAGGCCGTCATGAGCAGGGTCAACACGGCCGAGCTGGTCAGGATAGGTGAGAGGCACGCCTGCTACCTTGACGACCCTCAGGGCTTTGTACAGACCGTCGTTGAGTTCTTGAAGAGCAGGGTAGCGCAGGCCTGA
- a CDS encoding DUF7128 family protein yields MIPTLEVVLGSSRYYACEVCGMIYADSDTARSCESWCSAHGSCNMEITKRAIGKIRRAGLRLKRS; encoded by the coding sequence GTGATACCAACGCTGGAGGTTGTCCTGGGAAGCTCAAGGTACTACGCGTGCGAGGTCTGCGGAATGATATATGCCGACAGCGACACCGCCAGGAGCTGCGAGTCGTGGTGCTCTGCCCACGGATCCTGTAACATGGAGATAACCAAGAGGGCCATAGGTAAGATAAGGAGGGCCGGGCTGAGGCTTAAGCGGAGTTAA
- a CDS encoding MFS transporter has product MPEDLGGLIDRARWGRAHTLIFASTAIGFFIWGIINALAFSVYPSYNNVYYIVVVAAAPLLGDLLLPWISDQSLGRKNMYIITMSLYGIGSAVIVLDLLLLKPGLRQMVIFLAAYALSMIGVEGEVPVGLALLAEIMPVKWRQKSLILSPNFENIGAAAGAAAIYLTYFLGPHAPVVDAISIVGIAVGGLVAAIVIRLMMPESIRWLTARGLANVAEREVKKVNFTEDPGVKVEEVNNRLGVKSRFLVLTSWSIANYLTWSLMAFVLADYYFKPPQLYLVMFYANLGAAAAGLVVPLFIEKINTRSYSLLSFALASLSFIPVLLYVALGLDNATIFYALTFTNLFFITFTWFARTIYEPLLFPTERRAFMVGSVRAVAMSAFTASTYVTYNFSELDFALYGLIMELVGLAGALWWAFKGYDVRMKSTDSLSAIPSRPSYRPLS; this is encoded by the coding sequence TTGCCCGAGGACCTTGGAGGCCTAATAGACAGGGCCCGCTGGGGGAGGGCCCACACGCTAATATTTGCCTCAACGGCGATAGGCTTCTTCATATGGGGCATAATTAACGCGCTGGCATTCTCTGTTTACCCAAGTTATAACAACGTCTACTACATAGTGGTGGTTGCCGCGGCGCCCCTGCTGGGCGACCTATTGCTTCCATGGATCTCGGACCAGTCCCTCGGCAGGAAGAACATGTACATAATAACCATGAGCCTCTATGGAATAGGAAGTGCTGTAATAGTGTTGGACTTGTTGCTGCTTAAGCCTGGCCTCCGGCAGATGGTCATTTTCCTGGCGGCCTACGCGCTCTCCATGATTGGCGTTGAAGGCGAGGTGCCCGTGGGGCTGGCGCTCCTGGCGGAGATCATGCCAGTCAAGTGGAGGCAGAAGAGCCTGATCCTGAGCCCTAACTTTGAGAACATAGGGGCCGCGGCGGGCGCCGCAGCTATATACTTGACTTACTTCCTGGGCCCTCATGCCCCTGTCGTCGATGCAATATCAATAGTAGGCATAGCTGTGGGAGGGCTCGTCGCCGCCATAGTCATCAGACTCATGATGCCGGAGTCCATAAGGTGGCTCACGGCCAGGGGGCTGGCCAACGTCGCTGAGAGGGAGGTGAAGAAAGTCAACTTCACTGAGGACCCCGGCGTGAAGGTCGAGGAAGTAAACAACAGGCTGGGCGTGAAGTCAAGGTTCCTGGTGCTCACGTCGTGGAGCATCGCGAACTACCTGACCTGGTCGCTCATGGCGTTCGTGCTGGCAGACTATTACTTCAAGCCACCGCAGCTGTACCTGGTAATGTTCTATGCTAACCTAGGCGCCGCAGCGGCCGGCCTGGTAGTCCCGCTTTTCATAGAGAAAATCAACACCAGGAGCTACAGCCTGCTGTCCTTCGCGCTGGCATCGCTAAGCTTTATACCGGTGCTGCTCTATGTGGCTTTAGGCCTTGATAACGCCACCATATTTTACGCCCTGACCTTCACTAACCTCTTCTTCATAACATTTACCTGGTTTGCCAGAACTATATACGAGCCCCTGCTCTTCCCAACTGAGAGGAGGGCCTTCATGGTGGGCTCCGTTAGGGCCGTGGCGATGAGCGCTTTCACGGCCTCCACTTACGTTACGTACAACTTCTCGGAGCTCGATTTCGCGCTCTACGGACTTATCATGGAGCTTGTCGGGCTGGCCGGAGCCCTGTGGTGGGCCTTCAAGGGCTATGACGTGAGGATGAAGTCCACGGACTCGCTGTCGGCCATACCATCAAGGCCGTCCTACAGGCCGCTATCCTGA
- the deoC gene encoding deoxyribose-phosphate aldolase, whose protein sequence is MGLPGADIMKLVDHTILKPYSTKEDVRRVFQEAVSFGCYSICVNPVYVSFARSLVDDAGANLRVCSVIDFPFGAMDTESRVEAIARAAANGADEVDIVAPITLVKSGRWAEVTRDLSRVVRAAHGEGLVIKVIVEDAYTTRDEKLKLYEIVATSGADFIKTGTGFEDREYASSIGNRPGAQADNVRLMAEVANKYNPSLGIKAAGGIRTLRQVQELLEASGRPPDPSKFRIGTSAAASIWRDVSSGRA, encoded by the coding sequence TTGGGGCTCCCAGGAGCTGATATAATGAAGCTTGTGGACCACACCATCCTCAAGCCGTACTCTACGAAGGAGGACGTGAGGAGGGTGTTCCAGGAGGCAGTAAGCTTTGGCTGCTACTCAATATGCGTCAACCCCGTTTACGTGAGCTTCGCCAGGAGCCTCGTTGACGACGCCGGGGCCAACCTGAGGGTCTGCTCAGTCATAGACTTCCCATTCGGGGCCATGGACACGGAGTCCAGGGTTGAGGCGATAGCCAGGGCCGCGGCCAACGGAGCTGACGAGGTAGATATAGTTGCCCCCATCACACTAGTGAAGTCCGGCCGCTGGGCTGAGGTCACCAGGGACCTGAGCAGGGTCGTCAGGGCCGCCCACGGCGAGGGCCTCGTGATAAAGGTAATCGTTGAGGACGCCTACACCACCAGGGATGAGAAGCTTAAGCTCTACGAGATCGTGGCCACCTCGGGGGCTGACTTCATAAAGACCGGCACGGGCTTTGAGGACAGGGAGTACGCGTCGTCGATAGGCAACAGGCCAGGGGCCCAGGCTGACAACGTGAGGCTCATGGCTGAGGTGGCCAACAAGTACAACCCCTCGCTTGGAATAAAGGCGGCCGGAGGCATAAGGACCCTGAGGCAGGTCCAGGAGCTTCTTGAGGCCTCGGGTAGGCCCCCGGACCCCTCAAAGTTTAGGATTGGCACGAGCGCGGCGGCCTCCATATGGAGGGACGTCAGCTCAGGCAGGGCCTGA